One window of Burkholderia vietnamiensis LMG 10929 genomic DNA carries:
- a CDS encoding sensor histidine kinase, with product MAIRFKARVLLELGAELISSDPIALYELVKNSLDAKAARVEVRVTVVLGRTEFLRVRSQLSQRQNRSIKKGSVTRHTFDEVRDILVGSFEDSASDELKQQFLDEMEKETEDDWTGRLDAVYAQSNSIQILDNGSGMSFEDLSSVYLTIGTPNRLFEKQQAPSATNPATTVLGEKGIGRLSAMRLGDLLAVRSTQSGSTNWSALNIDWSILRRNPDLDIEDFHVDPEVGDRKRDQSVRGTSITIRGLSSDWDYAKLVGLVQTDFAKLVDPFRVDMPRPDIRLWFNDQRVVTPAFQLSKLTFAHAVCKASLSYRPVEFDGDVVLDDDGQVELEPVLTGTVEYKLYGRSKRFELRGAHLYSALAVKPGRKKVKANTQLLLSANVRQGVMDLGPFEMEAYWYNRQRLRNDKTPDLPELLSWLSSWGGGLLLYRDGFRVYPYAEVRDDWLDLDGLALGSSGYKMNRKQLVGAVRISTAKNPFLQDQTNREGLRDSDEKSALIHLLRHTLLTEFKTFLDSCEADVTESAVKEFPRLDKRFDEAQRDAVEKAKRLRTRVAKEDVAVVNGLLDRMQDIALAWERAKLAVKNYENEMDQYVHLAGVGLMTEFVFHELGRISTNALKTLGEYKGTGPERAQMRTLREQLKSLDKRIRILDPLSTPGRQRKEPVDLTRVLEEIVEAHQAQFERHGVKAEITFRGAREPLTINVVRGQLIQIFENFIANSVYWLKQEMMLRVFEPKISIVVDTRNRQVEVIDNGPGISAERGEEVFDAFVSTKPPGEGRGLGLFIARKLADYNGLTIELLEPGSDRRHHGFTVGFGEAK from the coding sequence ATGGCTATCAGATTTAAGGCGCGGGTGCTCCTGGAATTGGGCGCAGAGCTCATCAGTTCGGACCCGATTGCACTTTACGAACTCGTCAAGAACTCTTTGGACGCTAAGGCCGCCAGAGTGGAGGTTCGTGTCACCGTCGTGCTTGGGCGAACGGAATTCCTGCGGGTGCGTAGCCAACTGTCTCAACGTCAGAATCGCTCTATAAAAAAAGGGAGCGTCACGAGACACACTTTCGATGAGGTGCGGGATATTCTTGTCGGCTCATTCGAGGATTCCGCGTCCGATGAATTGAAGCAGCAGTTTCTTGATGAGATGGAGAAAGAAACGGAGGATGATTGGACTGGTCGCTTGGATGCTGTTTATGCACAGAGCAATTCAATCCAGATCCTCGACAACGGCTCGGGCATGTCGTTTGAGGATCTTTCTTCTGTTTACCTGACTATTGGTACGCCAAACCGTCTTTTCGAAAAGCAGCAGGCACCTTCGGCAACTAACCCGGCGACGACTGTTCTTGGCGAGAAGGGTATTGGCCGACTGTCGGCCATGCGGTTAGGCGACTTATTGGCGGTACGGAGCACGCAGTCAGGCAGCACGAACTGGAGTGCTCTCAACATCGACTGGTCCATTCTCCGCAGAAATCCCGATTTGGATATAGAGGATTTTCATGTTGATCCGGAGGTTGGTGATCGCAAGCGGGATCAGTCGGTCAGAGGGACATCGATTACTATCCGCGGACTGTCGAGTGACTGGGACTATGCGAAGCTCGTCGGTCTTGTGCAGACAGACTTTGCCAAGCTGGTGGATCCGTTCCGGGTAGATATGCCGCGACCAGATATCCGTTTGTGGTTCAATGACCAGCGGGTGGTCACGCCGGCGTTCCAGCTGTCCAAGCTGACTTTTGCTCACGCCGTATGTAAAGCGTCGCTGTCTTATCGGCCAGTCGAGTTCGATGGTGACGTGGTGCTGGACGACGATGGCCAAGTAGAACTGGAGCCCGTGCTGACGGGTACGGTCGAATATAAGCTCTATGGACGATCCAAACGGTTTGAGCTTCGGGGTGCTCATTTGTACAGTGCGTTAGCCGTCAAACCTGGTCGAAAGAAAGTGAAGGCCAATACGCAGCTCTTGCTAAGTGCGAATGTCCGGCAAGGCGTGATGGATCTCGGTCCGTTCGAGATGGAGGCGTACTGGTACAACAGGCAACGACTCCGCAATGACAAGACGCCCGATCTGCCGGAGTTGCTTTCTTGGCTGTCATCTTGGGGCGGCGGCTTGCTGCTCTACCGGGATGGATTTCGCGTGTACCCCTATGCCGAAGTACGTGATGACTGGCTCGATCTTGATGGCCTTGCGTTAGGCAGCTCAGGCTACAAGATGAATCGCAAGCAGCTTGTCGGCGCCGTGCGCATCAGTACAGCGAAAAATCCGTTTCTGCAGGACCAGACCAATCGAGAAGGGTTACGCGACAGCGACGAGAAGAGCGCATTAATTCATCTGTTGCGGCATACTCTGCTTACCGAATTCAAGACATTTCTCGATAGTTGCGAGGCTGACGTTACCGAGTCAGCTGTGAAAGAGTTTCCTCGGTTGGATAAGCGATTTGATGAGGCGCAACGTGATGCAGTTGAAAAGGCGAAGCGTCTGCGGACCCGTGTTGCGAAAGAGGATGTCGCAGTTGTAAACGGGCTCCTAGATCGCATGCAGGACATAGCGCTGGCGTGGGAGCGTGCCAAGCTCGCCGTGAAGAACTACGAAAACGAGATGGACCAATATGTTCATCTCGCTGGCGTTGGGTTGATGACGGAATTCGTGTTCCATGAGCTGGGCCGTATCAGTACGAACGCGCTCAAGACACTGGGTGAATATAAGGGAACTGGGCCAGAGCGGGCGCAGATGCGCACACTTAGGGAGCAGTTGAAAAGCCTCGACAAGCGCATCCGGATCTTGGATCCGCTCTCGACACCTGGTCGTCAACGCAAGGAGCCGGTCGATTTGACGAGAGTGCTTGAGGAAATCGTGGAGGCTCATCAGGCCCAATTCGAGCGGCATGGAGTCAAAGCGGAAATTACCTTTCGGGGCGCTAGAGAACCACTGACCATCAATGTGGTAAGAGGGCAACTGATCCAGATATTCGAGAATTTCATTGCAAATTCAGTCTATTGGCTCAAGCAGGAAATGATGCTGCGCGTGTTCGAGCCGAAGATAAGCATCGTCGTAGATACTCGGAACCGACAGGTCGAAGTGATAGACAATGGTCCGGGTATTTCCGCCGAACGCGGCGAAGAAGTTTTTGATGCATTTGTATCGACCAAGCCGCCTGGAGAGGGGCGGGGGCTCGGCTTGTTCATTGCCCGCAAATTGGCCGACTATAATGGCCTGACGATCGAGCTGCTTGAGCCGGGCAGTGACAGACGACATCACGGATTTACCGTGGGGTTCGGGGAAGCAAAATGA